In Paraburkholderia bryophila, a single genomic region encodes these proteins:
- a CDS encoding alpha/beta hydrolase family protein, with amino-acid sequence MEKASTRKVLPLLASLALLAYSGLANTAATASDSPSAPLNERILTVPVDSSPPVRLKVTVYMPSRGGPFPLALINHGASHDPANAPRIADNFIPYYFLSRGYAVAMPMMRGYAGSEGTMRPHGCDLVATGMDAARDIRKVLDSVKQQPGVDASRIVMVGKSMGGWNTLVFGAQSPPDVKGLVSFAGGLKESDCHEPDASLINGAGQLGAHTKLHSIWFFGDNDQTFATSTWRGMFRQYAAAGAPAELVDYGVFQKDAHAMTASAAGLPLWVKKADAFLTGIGMPGREVNPEYLPNQAYTTSAYADLNDVSALPYLDAKQRETLYRGFLAAPLPRAIAIGTTDAVWSSGGFDAAATAMQHCSERTHYCQLYAVDTKVVWPRLESEPPSTHFAALTDASAIPYLNVQGRKAYGAFLTSRRPRAFAIAPDGAWGVASGLDPMNDALVACANGHSGCRLYAVDGDVVWGTKTAGGALGK; translated from the coding sequence ATGGAGAAAGCAAGCACGCGTAAAGTACTGCCGCTCCTGGCATCGCTCGCGTTGCTTGCCTATTCGGGTCTCGCCAATACGGCCGCAACCGCGTCGGATTCACCCAGCGCGCCGCTCAACGAGCGCATCCTGACGGTGCCCGTCGACTCGTCACCGCCGGTGCGGCTGAAGGTGACCGTGTATATGCCATCGCGCGGCGGCCCATTCCCGCTCGCGCTCATCAATCACGGTGCGTCGCACGATCCGGCGAACGCACCGCGCATTGCCGATAACTTCATCCCGTACTACTTTCTATCGCGCGGCTACGCGGTCGCCATGCCGATGATGCGCGGCTACGCCGGGTCTGAAGGCACCATGCGTCCGCACGGTTGCGATCTCGTGGCAACCGGCATGGACGCCGCGCGGGACATTCGCAAAGTACTCGACTCTGTGAAACAGCAACCTGGCGTGGATGCCTCGCGGATCGTCATGGTCGGCAAAAGTATGGGCGGATGGAACACGCTGGTGTTTGGCGCGCAGAGCCCGCCCGATGTAAAAGGACTCGTCAGCTTCGCGGGCGGCCTAAAGGAATCCGATTGCCACGAACCGGACGCAAGCCTGATCAACGGCGCCGGCCAGCTCGGCGCGCACACGAAACTGCACTCGATCTGGTTCTTCGGCGACAACGATCAGACCTTCGCCACGTCGACCTGGCGCGGCATGTTTCGACAATACGCGGCGGCCGGCGCGCCTGCGGAACTCGTCGACTACGGCGTATTCCAGAAGGATGCGCATGCAATGACGGCGTCGGCGGCGGGCTTGCCTCTGTGGGTGAAGAAAGCCGATGCGTTCCTCACCGGCATCGGTATGCCCGGTCGCGAGGTCAATCCGGAGTATCTTCCGAACCAGGCCTACACGACGAGCGCGTATGCCGATCTCAATGACGTCAGCGCGCTGCCCTATCTGGACGCGAAACAACGGGAGACGCTGTATCGCGGTTTTCTGGCGGCGCCGCTGCCGCGTGCGATCGCTATCGGGACGACCGATGCGGTCTGGTCATCGGGCGGTTTCGATGCCGCCGCGACCGCCATGCAGCACTGTTCGGAACGCACGCACTATTGCCAGTTGTACGCGGTCGACACTAAGGTCGTCTGGCCTCGGCTCGAATCGGAACCGCCGAGCACGCACTTTGCGGCGCTGACGGATGCATCGGCGATTCCGTATCTGAACGTGCAAGGACGTAAGGCTTATGGCGCGTTCCTGACGAGTCGCCGGCCACGGGCGTTCGCGATTGCACCCGATGGCGCGTGGGGCGTGGCTTCGGGTTTGGATCCAATGAACGATGCGCTCGTTGCTTGCGCAAACGGTCATAGCGGTTGCCGGCTTTACGCGGTGGATGGGGATGTCGTGTGGGGAACGAAGACGGCTGGCGGCGCGCTGGGGAAATAA